One Urocitellus parryii isolate mUroPar1 chromosome 9, mUroPar1.hap1, whole genome shotgun sequence DNA segment encodes these proteins:
- the Pogk gene encoding pogo transposable element with KRAB domain isoform X2, with translation MESTTYPLNLTLKEEQEEEEIRSRELEDVPTDMQRVRICSEGGWVPALFDEVAIYFSDEEWEVLTEQQKALYREVMRMNYETVLSLEFPFPKPDMITRLEGEEESHNSDEWQLQRGTSTENEESDVKPPYWAGPANPHAQFPQPQHLDGLGLAELPEWSEGYPFYMAMGFPGCDLSAEDLAGRFQFSRGMRRSYDAGFKLMVVEYAEGTNNCQAAKQFGVLEKNVRDWRKVKPQLQNAHAMRRAFRGPKNGRFALVDQRVAEYVRYMQAKGDPITREAMQLKALEIAQEMNIPEKGFKASLGWCRRMMRRYDLSLRHKVPVPQHLPEDLTEKLVTYQRSVLALRRAHDYHVAQMGNADETPICLEVPSRVTVDNQGEKPVLVKTPGREKLKITAMLGVLADGRKLPPYIILRGTYIPPGKFPSGMEIRCHRYGWMTEDLMQDWLEVVWRRRTGALPKQRGMLILNGFRGHATDSVKSSMESMNTDMVIIPGGLTSQLQVLDVVVYKPLNDSVRAQYSNWLLAGNLALSPTGNAKKPPLGLFLEWVMVAWNSISSESIVQGFKKCHISSNLEEEDGVLWEVESELQGGANGTDGNRGGK, from the exons GTACCGGCCCTGTTTGATGAGGTGGCCATATATTTTTCTGATGAGGAGTGGGAAGTTTTGACGGAGCAACAAAAGGCCCTGTACCGGGAAGTCATGAGGATGAATTATGAAACCGTCCTGTCCCTGG AATTCCCATTCCCTAAGCCAGACATGATCACTCGgttggaaggggaagaagagtccCATAACTCTGATGAGTGGCAGCTCCAAAGAGGAACCTCCACAG AAAACGAGGAGTCCGACGTGAAGCCTCCATACTGGGCAGGCCCCGCGAACCCCCACGCACAGTTTCCTCAGCCCCAGCACCTGGACGGCCTAGGCCTGGCCGAGCTGCCCGAGTGGAGCGAGGGGTACCCCTTCTACATGGCCATGGGCTTCCCAGGGTGCGACCTGTCTGCCGAGGACCTGGCGGGGAGGTTCCAGTTTAGCCGGGGCATGCGCCGCAGCTACGACGCGGGCTTCAAGCTGATGGTGGTGGAGTACGCTGAGGGCACCAACAACTGCCAGGCGGCCAAGCAGTTCGGGGTGCTGGAGAAGAATGTGCGGGACTGGCGCAAGGTCAAGCCGCAGCTCCAGAATGCGCACGCCATGCGGCGGGCCTTCCGCGGCCCCAAGAACGGGAGGTTCGCCCTCGTGGACCAGCGCGTGGCCGAGTATGTGCGGTACATGCAGGCCAAGGGGGACCCCATCACCAGGGAGGCCATGCAGCTGAAGGCGCTGGAGATCGCCCAGGAGATGAATATCCCCGAGAAGGGCTTCAAGGCGAGCCTGGGCTGGTGCCGGAGGATGATGAGAAGGTACGACTTGTCCCTGCGGCACAAGGTGCCGGTGCCCCAGCATCTGCCCGAGGACCTGACCGAGAAACTGGTCACCTACCAGCGCAGTGTGCTGGCCCTGCGCAGGGCGCACGACTACCACGTGGCGCAGATGGGCAACGCGGACGAGACGCCCATCTGCTTGGAGGTGCCGTCCAGGGTGACCGTTGACAACCAGGGTGAGAAGCCTGTCCTGGTGAAGACGCCGGGCAGGGAGAAGCTCAAGATCACGGCCATGCTGGGCGTCCTGGCCGATGGGCGGAAGCTGCCGCCCTACATAATCCTGAGGGGCACGTACATCCCGCCTGGGAAGTTCCCCAGCGGCATGGAGATCCGCTGCCACCGCTATGGGTGGATGACGGAGGACCTGATGCAGGACTGGTTGGAGGTGGTGTGGCGGCGGCGGACCGGGGCCCTGCCCAAGCAGCGGGGCATGCTGATCCTGAACGGCTTCCGCGGCCACGCCACCGACTCGGTGAAGAGCTCCATGGAGAGCATGAACACCGACATGGTGATCATCCCCGGGGGCCTGACCTCGCAGCTGCAGGTGCTGGACGTGGTGGTCTACAAGCCGCTGAACGACAGCGTGCGCGCCCAGTACTCCAACTGGCTTCTGGCTGGGAACCTGGCCCTGAGCCCCACCGGCAATGCCAAGAAGCCGCCCCTGGGCCTCTTCCTGGAGTGGGTCATGGTCGCCTGGAATAGCATCTCCAGCGAATCCATTGTCCAGGGGTTTAAGAAGTGCCACATCTCCAGCAACCTGGAGGAGGAAGATGGTGTCTTGTGGGAAGTGGAGAGCGAGCTACAGGGAGGAG CAAATGGCACTGACGGCAACAGAGGGGGGAAATGA
- the Pogk gene encoding pogo transposable element with KRAB domain isoform X1, with protein sequence MESTTYPLNLTLKEEQEEEEIRSRELEDVPTDMQRVRICSEGGWVPALFDEVAIYFSDEEWEVLTEQQKALYREVMRMNYETVLSLEFPFPKPDMITRLEGEEESHNSDEWQLQRGTSTENEESDVKPPYWAGPANPHAQFPQPQHLDGLGLAELPEWSEGYPFYMAMGFPGCDLSAEDLAGRFQFSRGMRRSYDAGFKLMVVEYAEGTNNCQAAKQFGVLEKNVRDWRKVKPQLQNAHAMRRAFRGPKNGRFALVDQRVAEYVRYMQAKGDPITREAMQLKALEIAQEMNIPEKGFKASLGWCRRMMRRYDLSLRHKVPVPQHLPEDLTEKLVTYQRSVLALRRAHDYHVAQMGNADETPICLEVPSRVTVDNQGEKPVLVKTPGREKLKITAMLGVLADGRKLPPYIILRGTYIPPGKFPSGMEIRCHRYGWMTEDLMQDWLEVVWRRRTGALPKQRGMLILNGFRGHATDSVKSSMESMNTDMVIIPGGLTSQLQVLDVVVYKPLNDSVRAQYSNWLLAGNLALSPTGNAKKPPLGLFLEWVMVAWNSISSESIVQGFKKCHISSNLEEEDGVLWEVESELQGGGEPPVESMAESN encoded by the exons GTACCGGCCCTGTTTGATGAGGTGGCCATATATTTTTCTGATGAGGAGTGGGAAGTTTTGACGGAGCAACAAAAGGCCCTGTACCGGGAAGTCATGAGGATGAATTATGAAACCGTCCTGTCCCTGG AATTCCCATTCCCTAAGCCAGACATGATCACTCGgttggaaggggaagaagagtccCATAACTCTGATGAGTGGCAGCTCCAAAGAGGAACCTCCACAG AAAACGAGGAGTCCGACGTGAAGCCTCCATACTGGGCAGGCCCCGCGAACCCCCACGCACAGTTTCCTCAGCCCCAGCACCTGGACGGCCTAGGCCTGGCCGAGCTGCCCGAGTGGAGCGAGGGGTACCCCTTCTACATGGCCATGGGCTTCCCAGGGTGCGACCTGTCTGCCGAGGACCTGGCGGGGAGGTTCCAGTTTAGCCGGGGCATGCGCCGCAGCTACGACGCGGGCTTCAAGCTGATGGTGGTGGAGTACGCTGAGGGCACCAACAACTGCCAGGCGGCCAAGCAGTTCGGGGTGCTGGAGAAGAATGTGCGGGACTGGCGCAAGGTCAAGCCGCAGCTCCAGAATGCGCACGCCATGCGGCGGGCCTTCCGCGGCCCCAAGAACGGGAGGTTCGCCCTCGTGGACCAGCGCGTGGCCGAGTATGTGCGGTACATGCAGGCCAAGGGGGACCCCATCACCAGGGAGGCCATGCAGCTGAAGGCGCTGGAGATCGCCCAGGAGATGAATATCCCCGAGAAGGGCTTCAAGGCGAGCCTGGGCTGGTGCCGGAGGATGATGAGAAGGTACGACTTGTCCCTGCGGCACAAGGTGCCGGTGCCCCAGCATCTGCCCGAGGACCTGACCGAGAAACTGGTCACCTACCAGCGCAGTGTGCTGGCCCTGCGCAGGGCGCACGACTACCACGTGGCGCAGATGGGCAACGCGGACGAGACGCCCATCTGCTTGGAGGTGCCGTCCAGGGTGACCGTTGACAACCAGGGTGAGAAGCCTGTCCTGGTGAAGACGCCGGGCAGGGAGAAGCTCAAGATCACGGCCATGCTGGGCGTCCTGGCCGATGGGCGGAAGCTGCCGCCCTACATAATCCTGAGGGGCACGTACATCCCGCCTGGGAAGTTCCCCAGCGGCATGGAGATCCGCTGCCACCGCTATGGGTGGATGACGGAGGACCTGATGCAGGACTGGTTGGAGGTGGTGTGGCGGCGGCGGACCGGGGCCCTGCCCAAGCAGCGGGGCATGCTGATCCTGAACGGCTTCCGCGGCCACGCCACCGACTCGGTGAAGAGCTCCATGGAGAGCATGAACACCGACATGGTGATCATCCCCGGGGGCCTGACCTCGCAGCTGCAGGTGCTGGACGTGGTGGTCTACAAGCCGCTGAACGACAGCGTGCGCGCCCAGTACTCCAACTGGCTTCTGGCTGGGAACCTGGCCCTGAGCCCCACCGGCAATGCCAAGAAGCCGCCCCTGGGCCTCTTCCTGGAGTGGGTCATGGTCGCCTGGAATAGCATCTCCAGCGAATCCATTGTCCAGGGGTTTAAGAAGTGCCACATCTCCAGCAACCTGGAGGAGGAAGATGGTGTCTTGTGGGAAGTGGAGAGCGAGCTACAGGGAGGAGGTGAACCCCCTGTGGAGAGCATGGCGGAGAGCAACTGA